The following coding sequences are from one Alphaproteobacteria bacterium window:
- a CDS encoding phytanoyl-CoA dioxygenase family protein — MLSAAHIRRYRDQGYLLVEGVLDAATLARVNGETDRLIAAAGGLDRATHLTDDLYDLEDSHRPDAPRVRRLKRPDLVSPVFGDLVRHPRVLQILTGLLGPDVRLQTTKLNVKAAGYGAAVEWHQDWAFYPCTNDSGLAIGVMLSDTGPDNGPLLVYPGSHTGPTHDHHHNGRFVGAMDLAASGLDPADAVAVTGPAGAVSVHHVRLVHGSDLNRSARDRRMLFMEYMAADAWPIAGGRGNFESLEEFNSRMVAGSPTLRARLEPAPVRIPLPQPETYGSIYEIQKGVGHRAFAVADDH, encoded by the coding sequence ATGCTGTCTGCCGCCCACATCCGCCGCTACCGCGACCAGGGCTATCTGCTTGTGGAAGGTGTGCTGGACGCCGCCACGCTGGCCCGGGTCAATGGCGAAACCGACCGTCTGATCGCCGCCGCCGGCGGCCTCGACCGCGCCACCCACCTGACCGACGACCTGTATGACCTGGAAGACAGCCACCGCCCCGACGCGCCGCGGGTGCGCCGCCTCAAGCGGCCGGATCTGGTCAGCCCCGTCTTTGGCGATCTGGTCCGCCATCCGCGCGTTCTTCAGATACTCACCGGCCTGCTTGGCCCCGACGTGCGGTTGCAGACCACGAAACTCAACGTCAAGGCGGCGGGTTATGGCGCTGCGGTGGAGTGGCACCAGGACTGGGCCTTTTATCCCTGCACCAATGATTCAGGGCTGGCCATCGGCGTCATGCTGTCGGACACCGGGCCCGACAACGGGCCGCTTCTGGTTTATCCCGGCAGCCACACCGGGCCGACCCATGACCATCACCACAATGGCCGCTTCGTCGGCGCCATGGATCTGGCCGCATCGGGCCTCGACCCGGCCGACGCGGTGGCGGTGACCGGCCCGGCCGGCGCGGTCAGCGTCCATCATGTGCGCCTGGTGCACGGCTCCGACCTCAACCGGTCGGCGCGCGACCGTCGCATGCTGTTCATGGAATATATGGCGGCGGATGCGTGGCCCATCGCCGGCGGACGGGGCAATTTCGAGAGCCTGGAGGAGTTCAATTCCCGCATGGTGGCGGGGTCGCCAACCCTGCGGGCGCGGCTCGAGCCGGCGCCGGTGCGTATTCCCCTGCCACAGCCCGAGACCTACGGCTCCATCTATGAAATCCAGAAAGGCGTTGGCCACCGTGCCTTCGCCGTCGCTGATGACCACTGA
- a CDS encoding helix-turn-helix domain-containing protein: protein MNIQKFDTSDGPHRIAFLLLPGFSLASLSAVLEPFRVANRLAGRPVFAPRFLSPDGQPVAASAGPAVIVDSALAEDGALVGDGARHPARGRAAPWRIVVVPAGDAVETGTAAARQAVYRWLRRAARDGAWLLAPANAPLLLARAGLLDGRTVTAHWEAAAALTEMHPAVRLRPDAWVHDGRILTASGAVAATGMALWLIGRMVDEPLARTVADQFNLPPTVAVAAGQARAPVSGARPDVAARLGMAHGALAAAVALMESHVEQPLAIAGIAARSGLSQRQLERLCRTTLGTTPKGHYLTIRLGRARELLAQTPLSLSEIAYATGFSGPAHFSASFRRRFGCPPSAMQRGFRRPAVDSQGGPDV from the coding sequence ATGAACATACAGAAATTCGACACCAGTGACGGTCCGCACCGGATCGCCTTTCTGCTGCTGCCGGGCTTTTCTCTGGCCAGTCTGAGCGCGGTGCTGGAGCCTTTCCGCGTCGCCAACCGCCTGGCGGGGCGGCCGGTGTTCGCGCCGCGCTTCTTGTCACCGGACGGCCAGCCGGTGGCGGCCTCGGCCGGTCCGGCGGTCATCGTGGACAGTGCTCTGGCGGAGGACGGCGCCCTCGTCGGCGACGGGGCGCGCCATCCCGCAAGGGGCCGGGCGGCACCATGGCGCATTGTCGTGGTACCGGCCGGTGACGCGGTGGAGACAGGGACGGCCGCCGCACGGCAGGCGGTGTATCGCTGGCTCCGGCGGGCGGCGCGCGATGGCGCGTGGCTGCTGGCGCCGGCCAATGCGCCGTTGCTGCTGGCCCGCGCCGGTCTGCTTGATGGCCGTACGGTGACCGCCCATTGGGAAGCGGCGGCGGCGCTGACGGAAATGCACCCGGCGGTACGCCTGCGGCCCGATGCGTGGGTGCATGACGGGCGGATTCTCACGGCCAGTGGTGCGGTGGCGGCGACCGGCATGGCCCTGTGGCTGATTGGCCGGATGGTGGACGAGCCGCTGGCGCGGACGGTGGCCGATCAGTTCAACTTGCCGCCGACCGTGGCTGTCGCCGCGGGGCAGGCCAGGGCCCCGGTGAGCGGGGCCAGGCCCGATGTGGCGGCGCGTCTCGGCATGGCCCATGGCGCGCTGGCGGCGGCGGTCGCGTTAATGGAGAGTCATGTGGAACAACCGCTGGCGATCGCCGGGATTGCCGCGCGCAGCGGCTTGTCGCAGCGCCAGCTTGAACGGCTTTGTCGCACCACGTTGGGCACAACGCCCAAGGGCCACTATCTGACCATTCGTCTTGGTCGGGCGCGTGAGTTGCTGGCCCAGACGCCGCTCAGCCTCAGCGAGATCGCCTATGCCACCGGGTTTTCCGGGCCGGCCCATTTCTCGGCCAGTTTCCGCCGTCGCTTCGGCTGTCCGCCGTCTGCGATGCAAAGGGGGTTTCGGCGGCCGGCTGTTGACTCGCAGGGCGGGCCGGACGTTTGA
- a CDS encoding urocanate hydratase, whose amino-acid sequence MAYNETLRRDVRVKAQRGLELRCKNWRAEAILRMLENNLENGEKPEELIIYTGVAKAARSWEQFDLIVAALKNLREDQTLVMQSGKPIAIFDTHERAPMVIMANGNVVGNYAEPEDIINLEEKGLTVVPGMTAAAWQYIGSQGIIQGTYQSFIGAAEKFGGTLAGRTILTAGSGGMGGAQPLAGKMAGAATLVLDVQADRLQKRIDTGYLDVMVDDLDEALRRMDTLVANKEGGSVGLVGNVAEIYPKLLERNWQPDIVTDQTITDPYRGYFPAGMTVEETLKMRKENRAEIKKRAQESIIVHAKCMMEFEKRGAIVFEYGNGLRWQASEAGFKDALQMESFITLFIRPMFCEGMGPFRWVAISGDEADIHEVDDIVRETFSANHPIVDWINMAEKHIHFTGLPARIGWLGHTERTTLALKVNEAVASGRLKGPIAFTRDHLDSGSVASPMRETERMKDGSSAIADWAFLNAMLNVSSGGDLIAVHGGQGGRRSQCAGVTTVADGSALAAKKIPAIMNGDTGIGVLRHADAGYEKAIETKKKFGLGLRLDAN is encoded by the coding sequence ATGGCCTACAACGAAACACTGCGCCGCGACGTGCGGGTCAAAGCCCAGCGCGGGCTGGAGCTGCGCTGCAAGAACTGGCGGGCGGAGGCGATCCTGCGCATGCTGGAGAACAATCTGGAGAATGGCGAGAAGCCGGAAGAGCTGATCATCTATACCGGCGTCGCCAAGGCGGCACGGAGCTGGGAGCAGTTCGACCTGATCGTCGCGGCGCTGAAAAACCTGCGCGAAGACCAGACCCTGGTCATGCAGTCGGGCAAGCCCATCGCCATCTTCGATACCCACGAGCGCGCGCCCATGGTCATCATGGCCAATGGCAATGTGGTGGGCAATTACGCCGAGCCGGAAGACATTATCAACCTGGAGGAAAAAGGCCTGACCGTGGTGCCGGGCATGACGGCGGCGGCGTGGCAGTATATCGGCAGCCAGGGCATCATCCAGGGCACCTATCAGAGCTTTATCGGCGCGGCCGAGAAGTTCGGCGGCACCCTGGCCGGCCGCACCATCCTGACCGCCGGCTCCGGCGGCATGGGCGGCGCCCAGCCGCTGGCCGGCAAGATGGCCGGTGCGGCAACCCTGGTGCTGGACGTCCAGGCCGACCGCCTGCAAAAGCGCATCGACACCGGTTATCTGGACGTCATGGTTGACGATCTGGACGAGGCGCTGCGGCGGATGGACACGCTGGTCGCCAACAAGGAGGGCGGCAGCGTCGGCCTGGTGGGCAATGTGGCGGAGATCTACCCCAAGCTGCTGGAGCGTAACTGGCAGCCGGACATCGTCACCGACCAGACCATCACCGATCCCTATCGCGGCTATTTCCCCGCCGGCATGACGGTGGAAGAGACGCTGAAAATGCGCAAGGAGAACCGTGCCGAAATCAAGAAGCGGGCGCAGGAGTCCATCATCGTCCACGCCAAATGCATGATGGAGTTCGAGAAGCGCGGCGCCATCGTCTTCGAGTATGGCAACGGCCTGCGCTGGCAGGCGAGCGAAGCCGGCTTCAAGGATGCGCTGCAGATGGAGAGCTTCATCACCCTGTTCATCCGGCCGATGTTCTGCGAGGGCATGGGACCGTTCCGCTGGGTGGCGATCTCCGGCGACGAAGCCGACATTCACGAGGTGGATGACATCGTGCGTGAGACCTTCTCGGCCAACCATCCGATCGTTGACTGGATCAACATGGCCGAGAAGCATATTCACTTCACCGGCCTGCCGGCGCGTATCGGTTGGCTCGGCCACACCGAACGCACCACCCTGGCGCTGAAGGTCAATGAGGCGGTGGCCTCAGGTCGTCTCAAGGGTCCGATTGCCTTCACCCGTGATCATCTGGATTCAGGCTCCGTCGCCAGCCCCATGCGAGAGACCGAGCGTATGAAGGACGGCTCGTCGGCCATCGCCGACTGGGCTTTCCTCAACGCCATGCTCAACGTCTCGTCGGGCGGCGACCTGATCGCCGTGCACGGTGGCCAGGGCGGCCGGCGCTCGCAGTGTGCAGGCGTCACCACGGTGGCGGACGGATCGGCGCTGGCGGCCAAGAAGATTCCCGCCATCATGAATGGTGATACGGGCATCGGCGTGCTGCGCCATGCGGACGCCGGTTATGAAAAGGCCATCGAGACCAAAAAGAAGTTCGGCCTGGGGTTGCGCCTCGACGCCAACTGA
- a CDS encoding DUF917 family protein: protein MRRRLNQDDIEPMMLGGLVLSAGGSGLSRMDSNRAQGRMALGLGAIDLCTLDEYDADDVVLVATGVGAPGGATKRRSEPRDAIRAAEMVIEAYGKMPVGVFAAHAGGFGAWLIAAALNIDVVDVAGNGRGHPTVEMGALGQAGDTTASVIQAAYCSGRMDGDAPISVLYDGNIANGEFILRAAATRNGGGIPAARGPHTVAFLKKHAAVGAVDYQYKIGQAMAAKKEGPERYKATTKPTKGKILVEGKVVSNTCKYGGGFDVGFVTIEGKQGTARLAVWNEYMAAELNGKRVGTFPDLQASMDLKTGNPIAISEMKKGVEVAILTASKHDITLGDGVWDKAVYPQAEEMLGISIAKEALAGRTGGKSRRR, encoded by the coding sequence ATGCGGCGACGCCTGAACCAGGACGATATTGAACCGATGATGCTTGGCGGTCTGGTGCTGAGCGCCGGCGGCAGCGGCTTGAGCCGCATGGACTCGAACCGGGCGCAGGGCCGCATGGCCCTGGGTCTCGGCGCCATTGATCTGTGCACGCTGGATGAATATGACGCCGATGACGTGGTGCTGGTGGCCACCGGCGTCGGCGCGCCGGGCGGCGCCACCAAGCGGCGCAGCGAACCGCGCGACGCCATCCGCGCGGCGGAAATGGTCATCGAGGCCTATGGCAAGATGCCGGTCGGTGTCTTCGCCGCCCATGCCGGCGGCTTCGGCGCCTGGCTGATCGCCGCCGCCCTGAACATCGACGTGGTGGACGTGGCCGGTAACGGTCGTGGTCATCCAACGGTGGAGATGGGCGCGCTGGGCCAGGCCGGCGACACCACGGCGAGCGTTATCCAGGCGGCCTATTGTTCCGGCCGCATGGACGGTGATGCGCCCATCAGCGTGCTGTATGACGGCAATATCGCCAATGGCGAGTTCATTCTGCGGGCGGCGGCGACCCGCAACGGCGGCGGCATTCCCGCCGCCCGTGGGCCGCACACGGTGGCGTTCCTGAAGAAGCACGCGGCCGTCGGCGCGGTGGACTATCAGTACAAGATCGGTCAGGCCATGGCGGCGAAGAAGGAAGGGCCCGAGCGCTACAAGGCGACCACCAAGCCGACCAAGGGCAAGATTCTGGTGGAAGGCAAGGTGGTGTCCAACACCTGCAAGTATGGCGGCGGCTTCGATGTGGGTTTCGTCACCATCGAAGGCAAGCAGGGCACGGCGCGGCTGGCTGTCTGGAACGAGTATATGGCGGCCGAATTGAACGGTAAGCGCGTCGGCACCTTCCCCGACCTGCAGGCCAGCATGGACCTGAAGACCGGCAACCCCATCGCTATCTCGGAGATGAAGAAGGGCGTTGAGGTGGCGATCCTGACCGCCTCCAAGCATGACATCACGCTTGGCGACGGGGTGTGGGACAAGGCGGTCTATCCGCAGGCGGAAGAGATGCTGGGCATTTCCATCGCCAAGGAGGCGCTGGCCGGCCGCACCGGCGGCAAGAGCCGCCGTCGCTAG
- a CDS encoding aromatic amino acid lyase — translation MTVELAARDHLSLANLARAAFAGEAVRFATSAAQRMDWARGHFLELLSANPDAFVYGVTTGGGMDALKRIPQSQWQQKAARPPQAFGQAFGGGVLPDAAVRAIVFARLANFVEGNAAISSATAARVAAMLDGGAMPVVPRWGQAGPGEIVPLGHIMSELRDGALGIREDGALYNGSPVSAGLAGHAALLAAPRLRLMARIFALSIEAFKAPLDAYDPALRPLWGDDHESRALAMLWADIGQADRSERRFYQAPVSWRIVPRLLGTALRAADTLADVAAVSLRSVTDNPVYVPPDHPTCGDDHPHGRVFSNGGYHNATATPAMDSLAAALADLISLAHRQVVKMHKPAVSELPDRLMVAAHNFSTHRLDYVANGLEEEARRAAQTTLLSSGEIGASEQDDVPVMTVVAWNGLDTVSRLADAMMAVLAASASQALQVTGRRPAAALRDLLDDVRHWFPPVESPRAQGDELAALASAFTRSIERLDGRGPVAEGAQT, via the coding sequence ATGACCGTTGAACTCGCGGCGCGCGACCACCTGTCGCTGGCCAACCTCGCCCGCGCTGCCTTTGCCGGTGAGGCCGTGCGCTTCGCCACGTCGGCGGCGCAGCGCATGGACTGGGCGCGGGGCCATTTCCTGGAACTGCTGTCGGCCAATCCCGACGCCTTCGTCTATGGAGTGACCACCGGCGGCGGCATGGATGCGCTCAAACGCATTCCACAGTCCCAGTGGCAGCAGAAGGCGGCGCGGCCGCCACAGGCGTTTGGTCAGGCGTTCGGCGGCGGCGTTCTGCCGGACGCCGCCGTGCGCGCCATCGTCTTTGCCCGGCTGGCAAACTTCGTCGAGGGCAATGCCGCCATCAGCAGCGCTACGGCGGCGCGCGTCGCCGCCATGCTGGACGGCGGAGCGATGCCGGTGGTGCCGCGCTGGGGCCAGGCCGGGCCCGGCGAGATCGTGCCGCTTGGCCACATTATGAGTGAGTTGCGCGATGGCGCGCTGGGCATCCGCGAGGACGGCGCGCTGTATAACGGCTCGCCCGTGTCGGCCGGCCTGGCCGGTCATGCGGCCTTGCTGGCGGCGCCGCGCCTCCGGCTGATGGCGCGGATTTTCGCCCTGTCCATCGAGGCCTTCAAGGCGCCGCTGGATGCCTATGATCCGGCGCTGCGCCCCTTGTGGGGCGATGACCATGAAAGCCGGGCGCTGGCCATGCTGTGGGCGGACATCGGCCAGGCTGACCGCAGCGAACGCCGCTTCTATCAGGCGCCGGTAAGCTGGCGCATCGTGCCGCGCCTGTTGGGCACGGCGCTGCGCGCCGCCGATACCCTGGCCGATGTGGCGGCGGTGTCGCTGCGCTCGGTGACCGACAACCCGGTCTATGTGCCGCCGGACCATCCGACCTGTGGTGACGATCACCCGCACGGCCGGGTGTTTTCCAACGGTGGCTATCACAACGCCACGGCGACGCCGGCCATGGACAGCCTGGCCGCCGCACTGGCCGACCTTATCAGCCTGGCCCACCGTCAGGTGGTGAAGATGCACAAGCCAGCGGTGTCGGAACTGCCCGACCGGCTGATGGTGGCGGCGCACAACTTCTCGACCCACCGCCTCGACTATGTGGCCAACGGCCTGGAAGAAGAGGCGCGCCGCGCGGCGCAGACGACGTTGCTGTCGTCCGGCGAGATCGGTGCGTCCGAACAGGACGATGTGCCGGTCATGACGGTGGTGGCGTGGAACGGACTGGATACGGTGAGCCGTCTGGCCGACGCCATGATGGCGGTGCTGGCCGCCTCGGCCAGCCAGGCGCTGCAGGTGACGGGGCGGCGACCGGCGGCGGCGCTCCGTGATCTGCTGGACGATGTGCGACACTGGTTTCCGCCGGTGGAGTCGCCGCGCGCCCAGGGCGACGAGCTGGCGGCGCTGGCCAGCGCCTTCACCCGCTCCATAGAGCGGCTGGATGGCCGCGGACCGGTCGCCGAAGGAGCACAGACATGA
- a CDS encoding aromatic amino acid lyase, producing MTVTVNSRQDFTLANLHRVAFAGESVRLGEQARARMGRTRSQFMDLINNDPTAFVYGVTSGYGMAAKTRLNPEQRRIHAARPARALGITYGRRMEPRLVRAIVFARLANYVEGNAAARPVIAERVAAMLDGRPLPDLSLDGAVSAGEILPLGELFAHLFGDGNEEKESGTFANGSPVSSAMLGEAAILARGRLDMVAHVFALSIEAFDAPLAAYDEALDDLWGDAHDAAALSGLRRLLAGGRTERRPYQAPVSFRVLPRVLGQAHRAVAQAEQQAATMLAAITDNPVYIPPEHPSNGGAYPHGRAISTGGYHSAAAAPALDALAQSWADLQAIADRHTTKMHMGRVSLLPDGLRSDDHPFSTMALGFVQGGFSEMARHNAHTTFLPTGHSGGSTQDDVACVTPIAYIKEQATAHYLMLGLAGLAVVASQALHVTGRDVAPPLTDFLAAVRRLCPPIASLRHVGHDCERVAEAMAGAVVRGDTELWQEQVMGFAGIPGPGGQS from the coding sequence ATGACCGTCACAGTGAACAGCCGGCAGGATTTTACGTTAGCCAATCTGCACCGCGTGGCGTTCGCCGGCGAAAGTGTGCGGCTGGGCGAGCAGGCCCGCGCTCGCATGGGCAGGACCCGCAGCCAGTTCATGGATCTGATCAACAATGATCCCACCGCCTTCGTCTATGGCGTGACCTCGGGTTATGGCATGGCGGCGAAGACGCGGCTGAACCCGGAGCAACGGCGCATTCACGCGGCGCGTCCGGCGCGTGCACTGGGTATTACCTATGGCCGGCGCATGGAGCCGCGTCTGGTCCGTGCCATCGTCTTTGCCCGGCTGGCCAACTATGTGGAAGGCAATGCGGCGGCGCGGCCGGTAATCGCCGAGCGAGTGGCGGCCATGCTGGACGGCCGGCCACTGCCGGACCTGTCGCTGGACGGTGCGGTCAGCGCCGGCGAAATCCTGCCGCTGGGTGAGCTGTTCGCTCACCTGTTCGGCGACGGCAACGAGGAAAAGGAGTCCGGCACGTTCGCCAACGGTTCGCCGGTGTCTTCGGCCATGCTGGGTGAGGCGGCGATCCTGGCACGCGGCCGGCTGGACATGGTGGCCCATGTGTTCGCGCTCTCCATCGAGGCATTCGACGCGCCGCTGGCGGCCTATGACGAGGCGCTGGACGATCTGTGGGGTGATGCGCATGACGCGGCGGCGCTGTCTGGTTTGCGCCGCCTGCTGGCCGGCGGTCGCACGGAACGCCGGCCCTACCAGGCACCGGTCAGCTTTCGGGTGCTGCCGCGAGTCCTGGGTCAGGCCCATCGGGCGGTTGCCCAGGCGGAACAGCAGGCGGCAACCATGCTGGCGGCGATCACCGACAATCCGGTCTATATCCCGCCGGAGCACCCCAGCAATGGCGGCGCCTATCCGCACGGCCGGGCGATCTCCACCGGCGGCTATCACAGTGCGGCGGCGGCGCCGGCGCTGGATGCGTTGGCGCAGAGCTGGGCCGACTTGCAGGCCATCGCCGACCGCCACACAACGAAGATGCACATGGGCCGCGTATCGCTTTTGCCGGACGGGCTGCGCAGCGACGACCACCCCTTTTCCACCATGGCGCTGGGGTTCGTCCAGGGCGGCTTCAGCGAGATGGCGCGGCATAACGCGCACACCACTTTTTTGCCGACCGGTCATTCCGGTGGCTCGACCCAGGACGATGTGGCCTGCGTCACGCCCATCGCCTACATCAAGGAGCAGGCGACGGCGCACTATCTGATGCTGGGTCTCGCCGGGCTGGCGGTGGTGGCGAGCCAGGCGCTGCATGTGACGGGGCGCGACGTGGCGCCACCGCTTACGGATTTTCTGGCGGCGGTGCGGCGGCTGTGTCCGCCGATCGCCAGCCTGCGCCATGTGGGCCATGACTGTGAGCGGGTGGCGGAGGCCATGGCCGGCGCGGTAGTGCGTGGCGATACAGAGCTGTGGCAGGAACAGGTGATGGGATTCGCCGGCATACCCGGCCCGGGAGGTCAGTCATGA
- a CDS encoding aromatic amino acid lyase translates to MTVILERRSDMNLDSYRRVAFGGEGVDFAPAAITTMERTRASFLRLLEEPDIFIYGVTSGWGMEAGRKLNAAEREAHAKEKPNHIGGQSFGGEALPERLVRGIVFARLTNIVEGHSAVRPELAREIAAMLNGPLPPVPSGGNIGSGEIIPLFHLFTPLMGEARSVKEPGALLNGSPMASAMAADTAVLAGRRLRLAALVLALSAEAILAPLAAYDSALDDLWNDPHEARALATLRALLQGGAATRRDYQAPVSYRILPRVLGQAGRAADHMAEVANVALRAVTENPVYVPPHHPSNHGRYPNGRAVSNGGYHNATAAPAMDGLAQSWADIANLAGRHASHLFDGDSSLLPPGLATAESPLRLQLYGWIAVSYVEAAQEAAQRTLIPGREADPADDVHCTAPIAWERERRTAREMINTLAVLAMTASQALHVTGRTAPPALQPLLADVRRLFATSAAMRDHAAEARALADAMEQAVLSGAIHDDRLTA, encoded by the coding sequence ATGACCGTCATCCTGGAGCGCCGCAGTGACATGAATCTGGACTCCTATCGCCGCGTCGCCTTCGGCGGCGAGGGGGTGGATTTCGCGCCGGCGGCGATCACCACCATGGAGCGGACGCGGGCCAGCTTCCTCCGGCTGCTGGAAGAGCCGGACATCTTCATCTATGGCGTCACCTCGGGCTGGGGCATGGAGGCCGGGCGCAAGCTGAACGCCGCCGAGCGCGAGGCGCACGCCAAGGAGAAGCCCAATCACATCGGCGGCCAGTCGTTTGGCGGCGAGGCTTTGCCGGAGCGACTGGTGCGCGGCATCGTCTTTGCCCGCTTGACGAATATTGTGGAGGGTCATTCGGCGGTGCGGCCGGAACTGGCGCGGGAAATCGCCGCCATGCTGAACGGCCCGCTGCCACCGGTGCCGTCGGGCGGCAATATCGGCTCCGGCGAGATCATCCCGCTGTTCCATCTGTTCACGCCGCTGATGGGCGAGGCCCGCTCGGTCAAGGAACCGGGCGCGCTGCTTAACGGCTCGCCCATGGCCAGCGCCATGGCGGCGGATACGGCGGTGCTGGCCGGCCGTCGACTGCGCCTGGCGGCGCTGGTGCTGGCCCTGTCGGCGGAAGCCATCCTGGCGCCGCTGGCGGCCTATGATTCGGCCCTGGATGATTTGTGGAACGACCCGCACGAGGCACGGGCTCTGGCGACCCTGCGCGCCCTGCTGCAGGGCGGGGCGGCGACGCGGCGCGATTACCAGGCGCCGGTGAGTTATCGCATCCTGCCGCGGGTCCTGGGCCAGGCCGGGCGGGCGGCGGACCATATGGCGGAAGTGGCCAATGTTGCGTTGCGCGCGGTTACTGAAAACCCGGTCTATGTGCCGCCGCATCACCCGAGCAATCATGGCCGCTATCCTAATGGCCGGGCGGTGTCCAACGGCGGCTATCACAATGCCACCGCCGCGCCGGCGATGGACGGGCTGGCCCAGTCCTGGGCCGATATCGCCAATCTGGCCGGCCGTCACGCCAGTCATCTGTTCGATGGCGACTCGTCCCTGCTGCCGCCTGGGCTGGCGACGGCGGAGAGCCCGCTGCGCCTGCAGCTCTATGGCTGGATCGCGGTGTCCTATGTGGAGGCGGCGCAGGAGGCGGCACAGCGCACGCTGATCCCCGGGCGGGAGGCGGATCCGGCGGACGATGTTCACTGCACCGCGCCCATCGCCTGGGAGCGGGAGCGGCGGACGGCGCGCGAGATGATCAACACCCTGGCGGTGCTGGCGATGACCGCCAGCCAGGCGCTGCATGTGACGGGACGGACTGCGCCGCCGGCGCTGCAACCGCTGCTGGCCGACGTGCGCCGCCTGTTCGCGACCTCCGCCGCCATGCGTGACCACGCAGCCGAAGCGCGCGCCCTGGCCGACGCCATGGAGCAGGCGGTGCTGAGTGGCGCCATCCACGACGACCGGCTGACGGCATGA
- a CDS encoding aromatic amino acid lyase has product MTVILNSRRDVTLAAQRRVAFAGENVRLGPKAMAAMERARASFMDYIDGDPDSFVYGVTSWYGEGAKNRLSVAERKEYAKWAPHDWTGTMGERLPERVARAIVLSRLTNFVEGHAAISPKLARLVAAMLKEKRLPPVSVDMNGSAGEIIALGALFDPLSKVFVMQERDFGCLINGSPAASALVGDVALLAGPRLALAEQVFALSAEAFNAPMDAYDPVFDDWWGDPYEAAALKSLRRLLKGGNRTRRPYQAPVSYRILPRVLGQGRRVVAQAEEVAAISLSAVSDNPVWVMPCKRYPKGTALSNGGYHNAKAYPAIDNVAAMWADLCLVADRQTVKLHREDISLQGHLTMSGAPGFTTHMLRMVQVAYGEAARHAAQRTFLPGSGDFGQNDVTLPTFQAWDRERRAATAFEASLALLAASASQALATTGRKAPRALNGFLETVRQHFPPMDERKPRRMGEYAERLRRAFAARVLADAAATPAAAGRKRRP; this is encoded by the coding sequence ATGACCGTTATTCTGAACAGCCGGCGGGACGTGACCCTGGCGGCGCAGCGGCGCGTCGCCTTCGCCGGCGAGAACGTAAGGCTGGGGCCGAAGGCGATGGCCGCCATGGAGCGCGCCCGTGCGTCTTTCATGGACTATATCGACGGCGATCCGGACTCCTTCGTCTATGGGGTGACGAGCTGGTATGGCGAAGGCGCCAAGAACCGTCTGTCGGTGGCCGAGCGCAAGGAGTATGCGAAATGGGCGCCGCATGACTGGACCGGCACCATGGGCGAGAGGCTGCCGGAGCGGGTGGCGCGCGCCATCGTCCTGTCGCGCCTGACCAACTTCGTCGAGGGGCACGCGGCCATCAGCCCGAAACTGGCGCGCCTGGTGGCGGCCATGCTGAAAGAAAAGAGGCTGCCGCCGGTATCGGTGGACATGAACGGCAGCGCCGGCGAGATCATCGCGCTGGGCGCGCTGTTCGATCCGCTGTCAAAGGTCTTTGTCATGCAGGAGCGGGACTTCGGCTGCCTGATCAACGGCTCGCCGGCGGCCTCCGCCCTGGTTGGCGATGTGGCGCTGCTGGCGGGTCCGCGCCTGGCTCTGGCCGAGCAGGTTTTTGCCCTGTCGGCCGAGGCGTTCAACGCACCCATGGATGCCTATGATCCGGTGTTCGACGACTGGTGGGGCGACCCGTACGAGGCGGCGGCGCTCAAATCCCTGCGCCGGTTGCTCAAGGGCGGCAATCGCACACGGCGGCCCTATCAGGCGCCGGTCAGCTATCGCATCCTGCCGCGGGTCCTGGGGCAGGGCCGGCGGGTGGTGGCCCAGGCGGAAGAGGTGGCGGCGATCTCACTGTCGGCGGTGTCGGACAATCCCGTATGGGTCATGCCGTGCAAGCGCTATCCCAAGGGCACGGCGCTGTCCAACGGCGGCTATCACAATGCCAAGGCCTATCCGGCCATAGATAATGTGGCGGCGATGTGGGCCGATCTGTGCCTGGTGGCCGACCGCCAGACGGTCAAGCTGCACCGTGAGGACATTTCCCTGCAGGGGCACCTGACCATGAGCGGCGCGCCGGGCTTCACCACCCACATGCTGCGCATGGTGCAGGTGGCCTATGGCGAGGCGGCGCGCCATGCGGCGCAGCGCACCTTCCTGCCGGGCAGCGGTGATTTTGGCCAGAACGACGTGACCTTGCCGACCTTTCAGGCGTGGGATCGGGAGCGCCGCGCGGCCACGGCCTTCGAGGCGTCGCTGGCCCTGCTGGCGGCCAGCGCCAGCCAGGCGCTGGCCACTACCGGGCGCAAGGCGCCGCGGGCGCTGAACGGTTTTCTCGAAACCGTGCGGCAACACTTTCCGCCGATGGATGAACGCAAGCCACGGCGCATGGGCGAGTATGCGGAGCGCCTGCGTCGCGCCTTCGCTGCCCGCGTACTGGCCGATGCGGCGGCGACACCGGCTGCGGCCGGACGAAAGCGTCGCCCATGA